A window of Desulfolucanica intricata genomic DNA:
CCGGTATATCAAAATCAAAATAGGCGGTATCGTATTGGTTGGACTCTTCTATTTCAAATAGAGTATAAGTTAAGAATGACATTTCGCGAGCCTGACTGTGGTTATTGCGAATTTTATAGTGCCGGGCCAGTACATCATGTTCCGGCAGTACCAAATCCATCTGCACCACTTCTAAATTGTTGTGGGGTGCAGTTAGTTTGGTAGAGACGATGTTTGTGTCACCCAAGTATTCTTGAGTGCTTTGCCAGGAGTCCCCACCCAGCCAGAGAGTTTGTGACGAATCATTAACAATATTTATTCCGGACAAAAAAAGGCCCATGTGTTGACCGTAGTCAATATGAGGCCAAAAAAGCTTTGATAATTTGCCATCGGCTTTGAAAGAAACGAGCATTTTAGAGTTACCCGTAATAATTGCAGGCATTTCTGGTCTACATGTTTGAATGATAATCACCACCAAGTTTGGGATAAATATATTATATGTAAATTATCGTCGACATGTTTATTTTTTCAACAGAAGGAATAGACTTATCTTATTAAATCATATGTCTTTTTGACAAATTCTAAACAATTTATTTCCGGTCAGTGGTCGAAATTAAAGGTTGAATGGTTTTGCTAGTCAGAAAATTTAATTTATTGTGCCAAATTGAGAATGATTAGAAATTCTCTGATTATAGTTTTGGTGGCACGGGGATTGCTTATGTATTAATATTAAATAATAGCTTCTTATAAATTAAATTCTGCCGGCCGGGTAATATTCGAACTATTTTATACAGGAGGTTTAGTACTATGATAAGATGTCCTAATTGCAACCAATCTTCTCACGCCTATATGCGGGGAGGGGCCTTCATTGCGGTATCTCTGGACGGAAAACGTCTTTTGGTGGATACTAACGCAGATATGAAAAACACTGACTTTTTAAATCCTGATGATTTGGGCAGGGATTCAACCTTAATTTGTCCTCAGTGTGGTAAAATAGCTGGTGCCTATGAGTGGAAGGATGCCTGGAATCGTAAATTCTCCTCCACAAATCAGGTAAAAGTATACCCGGCAATTAAAATAGATTATAAAGATCTCAAAGGTTATTTAAGTAAAAGGAATAGACCGTCTAGCAGAAAAGTTAGTGCTTTCGGATGGTGTGATTATAATTGAACAAGAATTAGAGTATAAAAAACACTTAACCCCCTACCCCAAAAGGATAGGGGGTTAAGTGTTTTAATAATCTTTTAGCCATCGATAGCATTGGCCTTACTTCCGTTAATGCGTAGTCCTTGCCGGCAGTTTGAACACTGATAAGAACCAAAATCTTTTATTGTGACGATGTCTTTTGAACAGGAGGGGCACTTTACCGTTACTTCTTCAAAAAGAGGTTTACCACTTACCAACAAAGCCGCCACGGCAATACCCGCGATTAGTCCGGTAATAGCTACCGGAAGTGCCAGCAGTAGGCCTACTCCGGCGCATACTAAAACTATACCGGCTACAACTAAAACCCGCATTACCGATAGTGCACATCTAAAGCCTCTGGTTCCTACTTCTCCTGTGTGAGCCATAAAATTCCTCCCAACTTGATGTTTGTTTTACTTAATTTTAATGATTGTGTCATACTGCTGCGTAATATTTTTTTTGATAAAATAATTATTTCAACCTATTTTTTAAAAAACCTTCTTTATATGATAATAAAAATACTCCCCGGTTAGTACCGGGGAGCGGGCGAATTACCATCTTATCTTCCTTTTTGGTTTTTGTTGAGTTTTAATGGTCCCTTCTTTTACCTGACTAATGCCCGGACGCAGGGTTGGAGGTAATCCCGGAAATCCCGGACCTGCTCCCGGAGGGGCTCCCGGAGCGGTCGGTGTAGCAGCAGGTCCTTGGGGGGGAACACCGGGTTCATAAGGGAGAGGCATTCCAGGGCCAAATCCGGCACCGGGGCTAAATCCAGGACCGTATCCAGGGCAAGGACCGTATCCGGGGCCGAACCCGGCACCGGGGCCGTATCCGGGGCCAATGCCAAATCCAGGACTGTATCCAGGGCAAGGACCGTATCCGGGTCCGGGGCTAAATCCAGGACTGTATCCAGGGCAAGGACCGTATCCGGGGCCAGGGCCAAATCCAGGGCCAAACCCGGCACCGGGGCCGTATCCGGGACCAGGACCAAATCCAGGGCTAAATCCGCCACCAGGGCATGGGTATTGAGGGGTGTGTTGTAAATGGGCATCTTTTTTATTTTTATCACTCATTGTAAATCCCACCTTTTTATGAGTTTAATACATATATATGGGATTAATGCTAAATAGTGATGATTTACGCCAGTAACTAATTTTAAATTATTTTATTAAGTAGATGTCAATTGTTTGCCGGTTTTTCCTTTAGTATACTAAGATAAAAGAGAGGGGTAACTAAACAGTAATAAAAAATATAACTAAACTTATCTAAAGGTATATAATAATTCTACCCACCAGTGTATAATATTACCGGGAGGTAGAATTTTGTGTATACTATACGAGAAGCAGCAAAGTTGTTAGGGGTTTCTGTTTCTACCTTGCGAAGATGGGAAAGTGAAGGAAAAATCAGAACTCAACGAACCAAGGGAGGGCACAGGCGGTATACAATAGAAGAATTATCCGGGATTAAGCCTCTCAAATTCGATACTAAGTTAACCATTGGTTATTGTAGAGTCTCTTCCGGTGAACAAAAAGCAGATTTGGCAAGACAGGTAGAAAATGTCACTCAATATTGCATAGCTAAAGGTTATCAATTGCAAATCATCACTGATATAGGAAGTGGACTTAATTATAAAAAGAAAGGCTTAAAAGAGCTGCTTACGCTAATTCAATCTAACAAAGTAGAACGAGTGGTGATTAATTACAAAGATAGGTTGATACGTTTTGGTTATGAACTATTAGAACAGGTATGTGAATTTCATGGCGTAGCTATCGAAATAATTAACCATACCGAAGATAAAACTTACGAGCAAGAATTGGTTGAAGATATTTTTTCAATTATTAAGGTTTTTAGCAGCAGATTGTATGGTAGTAGAAGCCATAAACAAAAGAAAATAATTGAAGAAAACAAAAATCTTTTTACTTTGGGATAGGGAGGTAAATGTAGTTGATATATAACTGCAAGATGCTATTGGTCTAACGGAAGGAGATAAAAGAATGCTGGATGCTTGTTGTAATCTTAAGGATCAGACGAATTAAACAAAACCCATGGTAGGGTTTTGCCTGGAAATGAGTAAGTTTGAATAATTTTAGGAAGGCGATGTTTGATAATGGGGAGTTTTTTTCAGGTTAACGAAGCCCGGAAGTCCGCCGGTTTTTTATTTATATATAGGAATATCACAGAACAGCCCATTTTTAAGGCTTTTATTAAACTATTAGACTGTTTATCCGTTGAAGAAACGAATGTCAGTGAACTGATTGAATCTTATCAACATGTGTTTAGCCTTTTAGCAGAAGCACATGAATTATCAAAGGAGGAGATAATTGGTGATGCATGGCAGAACTATCTTTTAGATGCTATTTTAACAGGTGAAAATTCCTTTAGCCGTAAAGCCGAAATTGCAACACCGGCTGATATGGGTGAGTCCTTAATAAATGCCGTAAAATTAGACTTGCAGCGCTTGCAGTTACTTTGGCAGTTGGATGCGCAGCGAATATCAGGAGCAGTTTTAGATAAAGTTTCTGATAACATGTTTGGTATAAATCTACCTACATGGGACAACTTTAAGTTTTTAAAAATAGCCGGAGTTCCCGGTGAATTTTTGTTAAAGAAAGAGATAAAAGAAACCTTAGCCTCTTCTGAGAACTGGGCAGAGCAATTCGAGATGTTAGCCTCTTACTACGCCTGTGCGGGGAGCGGAGTTTTTGGGCAATACAAGGCTTTCCGCTGGGTTAAAAAGGGCAATGAAGGACATCTGGAAGGTGTCGCTATGCCGGATCCGGTTTCCTTAAACGATCTGATTGGGAGTAGTGAGGAGCGGGCCGAGGTTATTAAAAATACTGAAATGTTTTTGCAGGGCTGCCCGGCTAATAATGTTCTTCTGTACGGTGACCGCGGTACTGGCAAATCTTCCACTGTTAAAGCCATTCTAAATGAATATGCACACCGAGGCTTAAGGTTAATCGAAGTCCCTAGAAATGCTTTGACTGATTTTTCGGAAATTATTGCCCTTTTACGTAACCGGGCCGGAAAGTTTATATTGTTTGTGGATGACCTGTCTTTTGAGGACCACGAGGTAGAATATAAGGATATGAAAGCGATTCTTGAGGGCGGTATTGAAGCCAGACCTTCTAATGTCTTAATATATGCCACATCTAACCGTCGCCATTTAGTAAAGGAATATTTTGCTGACCGGAAAAACACCTCTGACGAAGTGCGTATGGGAGACAGTGTTCAGGAGAAGCTTTCACTGGCGGACCGGTTTGGCATTACTGTGGTATTTACAACACCGGATCAAAATCGTTATTTGGAAATAGTAGAAGGTTTAGCCCGGCAGCGTGAATTGGACATTAATTTCCATGAGCTGCGCCGGCGGGCCTTGCAGTGGGAATTATGGCATAATGGCCGCTCGGGCCGTACTGCACGTCAATTTATTGATCATTTAACAGGAGAACTTGTCTTAAGTAAAGTTGTGGAGTGATATAGCTTGGAATTTGGTTTTGAAGAGTTAAATAATCTGACTCACAACAGTGATTATTACATACCTTGTACCTTGAATGGATTGGTTACCAGCCTACATAAGTACCGTTTTACTATGTATATTAACGGTTTTACGGCAATTTCCGCTTTTAGCAGTGCCGGGGAATTTAATTCCTGGAGAAATAAGCCCGTGGTTATAAAAGATGGAAGGGAATTAAAGCTACCCCAAATTTCATTGGAATTTAATGATTGTGATTTAAGTTTTAAGAATTTGTCCGGCTATAACTTTTCAACCGCCCGTTTTAAAAATGTAAACCTTCATGGTGCCGTTTTAATAAACAGTAATCTTTCCGGGGCCGTTTTTGAAGAAGTCGTTTTTAACGAGGCTAACCTGACAGGGGCTGTCTTTTCACGGTATAACCAGTTTATTAACTGTGCCCTTATAGATACAAATTTTAGAGATACTGCTATGGCTGACTTGTTGCGCGAGGCCTATACTACAGCCTCCCGGTATACTAAAACGCATTTTACAATTTCAAAATGTGAGCTTTTACCGGGGATGGAATTAACTCTCCCCCGCTATCCTCAAAAACGTATGGATTTAGAGGCGCAAATTGACAAAATTGCAGCAGTATTAAGAGCAGTGGATGAAAAGGGAATTTTTACTGTAGCCGTGCAGGGCCTGGCTTATGAGCAATCTTTTAACATTACGGACCCGTATTCTAAATTCTTTGAGGAACTGCAGAAAAAATACCCTACTTGGGGGGACCTAGGGAAGGTAGAAGAACTGCTGGCAGAAATCTCGGCAGTGCTGGTTTTAGAAAAGTTAAGTTTTTGAGAAAGGCAGCTTTGAGGTGATATTTTGAAAGTAAATGAAGTTATTGAAGTAATTAGTACGGTATATGAATTGGGTGAAAAAGCCCCTACAATAAACTTGTTCGGAAAACCCGGTATTGGTAAATCAGCTGCTGTTTACAAAGCGGCCCGGATTATCGGTCACCGATTGGGGATAGATCGTTCCGTTCCTGTAGTGGATATCAGACTGATACATGTCAACCCGGTTGATTTAAGAGGTCTACCTTATCCGGATGTGGAACGGGGCCTGGCTGTCTGGCTTCAATCAGGGCTCTTGCCCACAGTAGAACAATATGGAGAACACCTTATATTATTTTGGGATGAACTGACATCTGCACCACCTACGGTACAGGCTGCGGCCTTTCAGGTAGTATGGGAGAGAAGATTGGGAGACTGGAAAATGGCCCCCAACTGGATCCAGGTAGTGGCAGGTAACCGGATCACCGACCGGGGTGTAACCTATCAGATGCCTACCCCGCTGGCTAACCGCATGGTTCATCTTCCAGTGGAAGAGGATCTGGAAAGTTGGAAAAAATGGGCATTGGAAAGCGGGATTGATTCCCGGATTATAGCATTTTTAAATTTTCGCCCCCAGCTTTTATCTACTTTTGACCCAAACCGTGACACCATAGCCTTTGCCAGCCCGCGTAGTTGGGAAATATTATCCAACCTGCTTAAATGTTTTCCGGACCCCAACTCTACCAAAATTGCTACAGATGTAGTTCGTGGTACGATTGGAGACGGTGCAGCCTCAGAATTCTTAGCCTTTTGCCGTGCGGCGGAGGAACTGCCTGATCCGGAAGAAATCCTTCGGGGTAAGACGATAGAGGTACCGGAGGAGCCGGATATCTTGTATGCCTTAAGCGGAGCCTTAGTTTCCCGGGTTGCCAATTTGGCAGGACATACTGACATTAAAAACATTTTGGAAAATTTTCTTTCCTTTACATTAAAAATGCCGGATGAATTTTCAGTTCTAACAGTGCGGGATGCCCTTAAGTCAGCATCAATCAGTCAAAGCCTGAGGCTTTTACCGGAATGGACACAATGGGCCAAAAAGTACCGCAAGTATATTTTATAAAGAGGTTTATAAAATGACATATGAAGAACAGTCCCGGATTAAATTGACCCGTGCCAAGATTAGGATGCTTCTGGAAAACCCGTTTTTTGGTACCCTTGTTATGTACTTACCCGTAGTACCCGATTTTTCAGTAACCAGGACTGATACTAACGGGGAACTGCTTTTTTATAACCCCCAGTGGATTAATAGTTTATCTGAGGAAGAGTCTGCTGCAGTAGTCTGCCATACTGTATTACACTGTGCGCTGGGTCATCTCTGGCGCCGTTCTTTTCGTAAACCCGAGCGTTGGGATGCGGCCTGTGATTATGTAGTTAATCTGGTTTTGGAAGAAGCCGGCTATAAGTTGCCCGCTGGCCTCTTTTCTAATAAATTATATAGGGGTAAAAGTGCTGAGGAAGTTTATAGTATCCTTAGTGAAAAGGAATCAGCAGAGCAATTAGGGGGAGTATCTCTTAGTAGAAGCTGTAATAATGGAGAAATTGGTAATGGTAGCAGCGGCGGGGAAGGGGAAGATGAAGGAGATTTATTTGATCAACACGAGCATTGGGAGGATATCACAGGCGGGCCAGGAGCGCGGTCTGAAGAATTGCAGCGTTTATGGACGGAACGAGTCACCCGGGCTGTCCAAATAGCCCGCAGCCGTGGAGATTTACCCGGTGCTTTAGAGCGCTTAGTTGGCGAACTGCTTCGTCCGGAAAAAGACTGGCGGCAAATTTTAGCGGAATTTTTAGTTAGGCTGCGGGCCGACTATAGCTGGCTTCCCCCCGATCGTCGTTTAATACCCTATAATATTTTAGTTCCTGACCTGGGCGAAGAAGAGGAACGGCTGGAAGATATTGTGGTAGCGGTGGATACCTCCGGCTCGGTAGAAAACGCCCATCTTCAGAGGTTTCTCTCTGAGGTACGCGGTATTATAAGTTCTTTTTACACCATTAACAGTCACCTGGTTTTTTGTGACTCAAAAATTCAAAGCTGGCATAACCTTATTAACTTTACAGATGTAATTCCCACCGGCGGGGGAGGAACAGATACCCGTCCGGTGTTTGATGAAATAATTAAGCGAGGTATTAACCCGTCGGCCTTAGTTTACTACACTGATGGAATAACGATTTACCCCACCTTTGAACCACCTTATCCGGTATTGTGGGTGCTAACTAAAGAGCATACTACCCCACCCTGGGGTAGATGTGTAGTGTTGAGAACTGTTTAATACTCTTTAGGCTAATTACTAATCATCAATACAGAAGATACCGTAGATAATAGAGAAATTAAATCTTAACAAAAATGTGACATTTTCGTTTCAACTTTGTTATATTTTTATTGTAATATATTGTGTAATAATAACTGGAAGGGGGGTACGTATGAAAAAGCGCTATTTAATTTTTGCTGCTGCAGTTTTGGCCCTGGTTGCTTTTGCCATTCCGGCAGCTTTTGCGGAAAATGCCGATAACCCGGCCAAAGCCTGGTTTGACCAAATGTTTGCTAATAAAAAGGCTTATGTGGATGAAGCTGTAAAAAACGGTAGGTTAACTGAGGAGCAGGGTCAGGCTTATAAAGAACATTTTGACCAAATGTACAAGTGGCACGAGCAAAACAATTTTAACTGTCCGATGGGTGGTCCCGGAGTTGGAGCCGGATTCGGTAGAGGTATGGGCTGCCGTGGCGGCCTGGGTTGGGGCCCCGGAGCCATGGGTGGTTTCAATCAGGCACCAACGGCACAACAGTAATATTATAACCCCGGTTATACGGGGTTTTTTTATGTGCTTTAGACTGGTGATTTAACTTTTTTGAAAATGGGTTAAGGCTAATAACGGCCAAATATAACGGTAGCTATGGTAGTTAATGTAGAAACCACCGGGCAAGCCTGCTCCCGTGGGATATTCAGTAGTCCAATCATTTTTATCAATAGATAGGATTAGCGTATTAATTCCACGCTTTACTGCCTCGGTAGTTTTGTAACCTGATGTAATTAAGGTATCCAGAGCCCAGGCAGTTTGGGAAGGAGTACTTGCCTTAAGGGGAATAAATCGCTGTTCTTTATCGCTTAAGCAGGATTCACCCCAACCTCCGTCCGGGTTTTGGATGGACAAAAGCCAGTTAATAGCCTTCTTGATAGCTGCATGCTCTGGTTTTATTCCTACGGCTATTAATCCGGTTACTGCCGACCAGGTTCCATAGATATAGGAAATACCCCAACGCCCATACCAAGAGCCGTCAGGTTCCTGGTTTTCTAATAGCCAGTTCACTGCCTTCCGAATCTGCTTATGACTAAGGGTCATTTGGGCGTAGTTACCTAAAAATTCCAAGGTGCGGCCGGTAAGGTCGGTGGAAGATGGGTCAGTTAAAACCGGTTTGGCATCCGTAAAAGGAAGCTTTAGTACCCATTTTTTATTTGTGTTTTTTTCAAAGGCCGGCCAACCTCCGTCATTATTTTGCATAGATAAGAGCCACTTTAATCCCTTCTCCCAGGGAATCCGGTAGGTTTCCGGGTGAGCTTGAATTAGCGGGTAAAGGGCCCGTAGGGAGTAAGAGGTGTCGTCCACGTCCGGATTAATAGTATTGATATCAGAAAAACCCCATCCCCCCGGTTCTGTTTGGGGATTGTGTACCTGCCAGTCACCATATTTTTTGTGCTGCCGGTTAAGTAGATATTGAGCGGCTTTTTTAACAGCAGGGTCTGAACCGGGTGTTCCTGCCTCTTGAAGAACACAGGTTATCAGGGCAGTGTCCCATACGGTGGATGTGGTTTCTTGCTGGTGGTCATATTGGTCATTAATTTTATATACAAAGCTTTTTAGTCCACGGATGCTTTTTACAATCACCGGGTGATCTTTGGGGTAGTTTAAGGCTAGTAAAGCAAATATCATTATAAAAGTTGAAGTGAAGTAGCTGTATAAAGTACCGTCTGACTCTATACGATCAAGCATAAATTGTTCCATTTTCTTAAGTGCCCGGTTATGGATTTGCTCTGGGATTAAGGGTAGTGATCTTTGTAATTCCAGGATCTGTTCCTGTAATATGTTCGGTACTTGCCGGGTAAGAGGCCGGGGCTGCACTGCGAAAAGATCGGATAAATCAGGCAGTTCAGGGTGGGTAAGAGAGAATTTTTTGTCAGCACAGATAATAATGGGTGCTGAATGAACCCGGGCATAACCTACAAAGTCGAAGAAATTTACCGGTGACCAGGTGGGCAAAAGAATGATTTCCACCGGAATTTTAGGAAAACTGTTCCAGGGATAATGACCGGTTAGGGCCAGCATGACCTTGGTCAATGAACCTGCTTTGGTAGGCCCCCCCTGGGATAAAATGAATTGTTTGGCACGCAGCATGTCAGGATCGTCTTTATGTTTATGACCGGAAAAAAGTAGAGCATAGTAAGCTTCAATGGTAGCGGATAAATCACCGTCCACTTGATCATGAAAAAGTTTCCAGGTGCCATTGGCTGTCTGCTTGGATATAATCCTGCGGGCCAGCCGGTTAATTAGTTGTTTATCTTCAATTTCCAGTAAGCGCAGTAATATAATCATGTAGGCATCAGTTAAAATACCGTTTTCAAAGCAAAACCTCCAAGTACCGCCGGAGTTCTGAGAGGTCTTTAAATATTCTGTAATTTTCTTTATTATTGGTGTTACAAGCTGTTCAGCCAACGGAATCTCTCCTTTCGGATAAACTATAATTATTGCTAAAATATTCATGAAAAGGAGTATTAGTGAAGGCTTTATAACTGGGTAATGCTTTTTGTCAATGGCTCTTGTTAAAGGCTATAATAGATATATATACAACTCCTAAGGTGGTAACTATGGATCATTATAAATCATCTGACATTATAAAATATATGGTATCCGATGAAGAAGAAGGGCAAACGGTAAGCACAGTATTAAGCAGAAGTCTTAATTTTTCACGTAAGCAAATTCGTAGACTTAAAAGAGGGGAATTTGTTTTTGTTAACGGTAAGTTTGAGCTGTTGATTGGGAAAGTGCGGGCCGGGGATGAGATATCAGTATACCTGCCGCCGGATGATGGATTAAAAGTAGAACCGGAAGATATTTCTCTGGACATAAGATACGAAGATGATGACCTTATGGTGGTTAATAAACCTGCCGGAATGCTTGTTCACCCTCTTACAAAGCAGGGTTCCGGAACCCTTGCTAATGCCGTGGTTTTTCACTGGCTCAGTCAGGGTAAATCCGCCCGTTTCCGGGCTGTGAGCCGTTTGGATCGGGATACCTCAGGATTAGTTTTGATTGGAAAGAATCCTCATATTCAAAGTATTATGGTAAAACAAGTACAAGAAAAAAATATTTTCAGGGAATACCTGGCTGTTGTAGAAGGCAAAATTGACGCTGTAAAGGGTACTATCTCCATGCCCATTGACCGGAAACCCGGCAGTATTATGGAAAGAGAGGTTTCTCTTACCGGAAAATTTGCTACCACTCATTTTACCGTTCTAAAAAACCTGAAAGGGGCTCAATTGCTGCGGTTAAATTTAGACACCGGGCGCACTCACCAGATTCGGGTGCATCTCAGTTATATGGGAAACCCTTTGTTGGGTGACACACTCTACGGGGGGAATGTAGATATTTTTAAAAGGCAGGCTCTACATGCGGCTAAAATAAAATTTAAACACCCGTATGACAAAAAGATTATTGAAATTAGTTGTGAATTGCCCCGGGACATACAGCAGTTAATTGATCTTTTGAGTCTTTGAGGTCATTTTCTTTTTTTTAAAAAACCATTGATAAGACTAATAAAAATGATGGAACTTAAAAGCCAGGTTAGAAGTGAAAGCATGATCGCTATAAACCAAGTGTTTAAATAATTCATCAAGATCATTGCTGCAATAACGCAAACCGTACAGCCCAGCATGCCTGCGGTAGCACCCAGGGCGATATCCGCAGCATGTTGTGACCCTTTAGAAATACCGGCCATTATTACCGCAGCCACCATCACCGCCGGAAAAGCTGCGAAAATTCCGGCAAAGGACTTCCAAGGCAGCAGTTGTAAAACAATGTAACATGCTGCCACTGCACCGCCACCCAATATAAATCTTAATATTAAATCCTTTATGTCCGGTTTCAAGGTAGACTCCTTTATTAAAAATTTTTACAAGTTATATAAATTGCCAAAGCAAGTATAAACCAGATCACTAGGGCCTGGCTTAGTCCTCTTTGCCAGCCTTTTTTTATAATCAAAC
This region includes:
- a CDS encoding RluA family pseudouridine synthase yields the protein MDHYKSSDIIKYMVSDEEEGQTVSTVLSRSLNFSRKQIRRLKRGEFVFVNGKFELLIGKVRAGDEISVYLPPDDGLKVEPEDISLDIRYEDDDLMVVNKPAGMLVHPLTKQGSGTLANAVVFHWLSQGKSARFRAVSRLDRDTSGLVLIGKNPHIQSIMVKQVQEKNIFREYLAVVEGKIDAVKGTISMPIDRKPGSIMEREVSLTGKFATTHFTVLKNLKGAQLLRLNLDTGRTHQIRVHLSYMGNPLLGDTLYGGNVDIFKRQALHAAKIKFKHPYDKKIIEISCELPRDIQQLIDLLSL
- a CDS encoding ATP-binding protein gives rise to the protein MGSFFQVNEARKSAGFLFIYRNITEQPIFKAFIKLLDCLSVEETNVSELIESYQHVFSLLAEAHELSKEEIIGDAWQNYLLDAILTGENSFSRKAEIATPADMGESLINAVKLDLQRLQLLWQLDAQRISGAVLDKVSDNMFGINLPTWDNFKFLKIAGVPGEFLLKKEIKETLASSENWAEQFEMLASYYACAGSGVFGQYKAFRWVKKGNEGHLEGVAMPDPVSLNDLIGSSEERAEVIKNTEMFLQGCPANNVLLYGDRGTGKSSTVKAILNEYAHRGLRLIEVPRNALTDFSEIIALLRNRAGKFILFVDDLSFEDHEVEYKDMKAILEGGIEARPSNVLIYATSNRRHLVKEYFADRKNTSDEVRMGDSVQEKLSLADRFGITVVFTTPDQNRYLEIVEGLARQRELDINFHELRRRALQWELWHNGRSGRTARQFIDHLTGELVLSKVVE
- a CDS encoding DUF2680 domain-containing protein; this translates as MKKRYLIFAAAVLALVAFAIPAAFAENADNPAKAWFDQMFANKKAYVDEAVKNGRLTEEQGQAYKEHFDQMYKWHEQNNFNCPMGGPGVGAGFGRGMGCRGGLGWGPGAMGGFNQAPTAQQ
- a CDS encoding pentapeptide repeat-containing protein, which gives rise to MEFGFEELNNLTHNSDYYIPCTLNGLVTSLHKYRFTMYINGFTAISAFSSAGEFNSWRNKPVVIKDGRELKLPQISLEFNDCDLSFKNLSGYNFSTARFKNVNLHGAVLINSNLSGAVFEEVVFNEANLTGAVFSRYNQFINCALIDTNFRDTAMADLLREAYTTASRYTKTHFTISKCELLPGMELTLPRYPQKRMDLEAQIDKIAAVLRAVDEKGIFTVAVQGLAYEQSFNITDPYSKFFEELQKKYPTWGDLGKVEELLAEISAVLVLEKLSF
- a CDS encoding IS607 family transposase, with translation MYTIREAAKLLGVSVSTLRRWESEGKIRTQRTKGGHRRYTIEELSGIKPLKFDTKLTIGYCRVSSGEQKADLARQVENVTQYCIAKGYQLQIITDIGSGLNYKKKGLKELLTLIQSNKVERVVINYKDRLIRFGYELLEQVCEFHGVAIEIINHTEDKTYEQELVEDIFSIIKVFSSRLYGSRSHKQKKIIEENKNLFTLG
- the shc gene encoding squalene--hopene cyclase; the encoded protein is MNILAIIIVYPKGEIPLAEQLVTPIIKKITEYLKTSQNSGGTWRFCFENGILTDAYMIILLRLLEIEDKQLINRLARRIISKQTANGTWKLFHDQVDGDLSATIEAYYALLFSGHKHKDDPDMLRAKQFILSQGGPTKAGSLTKVMLALTGHYPWNSFPKIPVEIILLPTWSPVNFFDFVGYARVHSAPIIICADKKFSLTHPELPDLSDLFAVQPRPLTRQVPNILQEQILELQRSLPLIPEQIHNRALKKMEQFMLDRIESDGTLYSYFTSTFIMIFALLALNYPKDHPVIVKSIRGLKSFVYKINDQYDHQQETTSTVWDTALITCVLQEAGTPGSDPAVKKAAQYLLNRQHKKYGDWQVHNPQTEPGGWGFSDINTINPDVDDTSYSLRALYPLIQAHPETYRIPWEKGLKWLLSMQNNDGGWPAFEKNTNKKWVLKLPFTDAKPVLTDPSSTDLTGRTLEFLGNYAQMTLSHKQIRKAVNWLLENQEPDGSWYGRWGISYIYGTWSAVTGLIAVGIKPEHAAIKKAINWLLSIQNPDGGWGESCLSDKEQRFIPLKASTPSQTAWALDTLITSGYKTTEAVKRGINTLILSIDKNDWTTEYPTGAGLPGGFYINYHSYRYIWPLLALTHFQKS
- a CDS encoding DUF3147 family protein, giving the protein MKPDIKDLILRFILGGGAVAACYIVLQLLPWKSFAGIFAAFPAVMVAAVIMAGISKGSQHAADIALGATAGMLGCTVCVIAAMILMNYLNTWFIAIMLSLLTWLLSSIIFISLINGFLKKRK
- a CDS encoding vWA domain-containing protein, translated to MTYEEQSRIKLTRAKIRMLLENPFFGTLVMYLPVVPDFSVTRTDTNGELLFYNPQWINSLSEEESAAVVCHTVLHCALGHLWRRSFRKPERWDAACDYVVNLVLEEAGYKLPAGLFSNKLYRGKSAEEVYSILSEKESAEQLGGVSLSRSCNNGEIGNGSSGGEGEDEGDLFDQHEHWEDITGGPGARSEELQRLWTERVTRAVQIARSRGDLPGALERLVGELLRPEKDWRQILAEFLVRLRADYSWLPPDRRLIPYNILVPDLGEEEERLEDIVVAVDTSGSVENAHLQRFLSEVRGIISSFYTINSHLVFCDSKIQSWHNLINFTDVIPTGGGGTDTRPVFDEIIKRGINPSALVYYTDGITIYPTFEPPYPVLWVLTKEHTTPPWGRCVVLRTV